A window from Solea senegalensis isolate Sse05_10M linkage group LG15, IFAPA_SoseM_1, whole genome shotgun sequence encodes these proteins:
- the LOC122781855 gene encoding striatin-like isoform X1, giving the protein MDEQAGPGVFFNNNNNSVLPGGGKGPLPDGDAGEAARAQYSIPGILHFLQHEWARFEVERAQWEVERAELQAQIAFLQGERKGQENLKKDLVRRIKMLEYALKQERAKYHKLKYGTELNQGDMKPPSYDSDEANENETSGSFNNQLSWKQGRQLLRQYLQEVGYTDTILDVKSQRVRALLGLAGDGGGRTGERSSTEPMVNGTDTKGMGTRGKAELSDTSAVLEAFKFIENAAAEFSDEDEEDDSEGKDRTHVESRTILRKKPPSTSTSTPASMDTTEDPDTEEALKGFDFLSSPDEMDTSPESRGTGDGTEWEKDEQGPISEAWDVDPGLITKLKEQYRKERKGKKGVKRPNRSKLQDMLANLRDAEDLSHMQPQSTPQSRPNVVRFNEHEGNRADEVEAMTFPPTSGKAFIMGTDEAMESELGLGELAGLTVANEADSLAYDIGNNKDAMRKTWNPKFTLRSHFDGIRALVFHPVEPVLITASEDHTLKMWNLQKTAPAKKSTSLDVEPIYTFRAHRGAVLSVVMSSTGEQCFSGGVDGTIQCWNTPNPNIDPYDSYDPSVLRGALSGHTDSVWGLVYSSAHQRLLSCSADGTVRLWDANTTSPALAVFNDNKKLGIPSSVDLVCSEPAHLVTSFTNGQIGLFNMETSQLVLSLESNLEPGTPCQINKVLSHPTLPITITAQEDRHIKFYDNNSGKLIHSMVAHLDAVTSLAVDPNGLYLMSGSHDCSIRLWNMESKTCIQEFTAHRKKFEESIHDVAFHPSKCYIASAGADALAKVFV; this is encoded by the exons gccCAGATTGCCTTCCTgcagggggagagaaaaggccAGGAGAACTTGAAGAAAGACCTGGTGAGGAGGATCAAAATGCTAGAGTATGCGCTGAAGCAAGAGAG AGCAAAGTACCACAAGTTAAAATATGGGACAGAGTTAAACCAAGGTGACATGAAGCCTCCAAGCTATGACTCTG ATGAGGCCAATGAGAATGAGACTTCTGGGTCGTTCAACAATCAGCTGTCCTGGAAACAAGGCCGTCAGCTCCTCAGACA atACCTGCAGGAAGTGGGCTACACAGACACCATCTTAGATGTTAAGTCCCAGCGTGTTCGAGCGCTGCTAGGACTAGCtggagatggaggagggaggacaggtgaacgatccAGTACAGAGCCTATGGTAAATGGGACGGACACAAAGGGCATGGGCACCAGAGG GAAAGCTGAGTTGTCTGACACAAGTGCTGTATTAGAGGCCTTCAAGTTCATTGAGAACGCAGCTGCTGAGTtcagtgatgaagatgaggaagatgacAGCGAGGGCAAGGACAGGACTCATGTTGAGTCCAGAACG ATCCTGAGAAAGAAGCCACCGTCAACATCAACGTCAACACCTGCCAGTATGGACACCACTGAGGACCCTGATACAGAGGAAGCACTGAAGGGCTTTGACTTCCTGTCAAGCCCTGATGAGATGGACACTTCACCAGAGTCCAGAGGCACTGGGGACGGCACAGAGTGGG AGAAAGACGAGCAAGGTCCCATTTCTGAGGCCTGGGACGTGGACCCGGGCCTGATAACCAAACTCAAGGAGCAGTACAGAAAGGAGCGCAAGGGGAAAAAGGGGGTGAAGA GGCCAAACCGGTCCAAACTGCAGGACATGCTCGCTAACCTGAGAGATGCAGAGGACTTGTCCCACATGCAGCCTCAATCCACCCCACAATCCCGGCCAAATGTGGTTCGCTTCAACGAGCATGAGGGGAACCGAGCGGATGAAG TTGAGGCAATGACGTTCCCGCCCACCTCTGGGAAGGCGTTCATTATGGGCACAGATGAGGCCATGGAGAGCGAGCTGGGCCTGGGGGAACTGGCTGGTCTCACCGTGGCCAACGAGGCTGACAGTCTGGCTTATGAT aTTGGCAACAACAAGGATGCCATGAGAAAAACATGGAACCCCAAATTCACCCTGAGGAGCCATTTTGATGGGATTCGTGCTCTGGTCTTCCATCCTGTGGAGCCAGTCCTGATCACTGCTTCAGAAGACCACACGCTCAAGATGTGGAACCTGCAAAAGACAGCTCCTGCCAAAAA GAGTACGTCTTTAGATGTGGAACCCATCTACACTTTCAGGGCCCACAg GGGGGCAGTATTGAGCGTGGTAATGAGCAGTACAGGGGAGCAGTGTTTCAGTGGAGGTGTTGACGGAACCATTCAGTGTTGGAACACTCCCAATCCCAATATTGATCCATACGACTCCTACG aCCCATCAGTGCTGCGTGGAGCATTGAGTGGACACACTGACTCAGTGTGGGGTTTGGTGTACAGCAGTGCACACCAGCGCCTCCTTTCCTGCTCTGCAGACGGCACTGTGAGGCTGTGGGACGCCAACACCACCTCCCCTGCCCTTGCAGTATTCAACGACAACAAAA AGCTGGGAATTCCCTCTTCTGTAGATCTAGTGTGCAGTGAACCTGCCCACCTGGTCACATCCTTCACAAATGGGCAGATTGGCCTCTTCAACATGGAAACCAGTCAGCTTGTTCTCAGTCTGGAGTCCAATTTGGAACCAG GCACTCCCTGTCAGATCAATAAGGTCCTCAGCCACCCGACTCTTCCCATCACCATCACAGCACAGGAGGACAGACACATCAAGTTCTATGACAACAACAGCGGGAAGCTGATTCACTCCATGGTGGCTCATCTGGATGCTGTCACCAGCTTAGCCGTAGATCCTAACGGCCTTTATCTCATGTCAGGCA gtCACGACTGCTCTATCCGTCTGTGGAACATGGAGAGTAAAACCTGCATCCAGGAGTTCACGGCCCACAGAAAGAAGTTTGAGGAATCCATTCATGATGTGGCGTTCCATCCATCTAAATGCTACATCGCCAGCGCCGGTGCAGACGCTCTCGCCAAGGTGTTTGTATGA
- the LOC122781855 gene encoding striatin-like isoform X2: MDEQAGPGVFFNNNNNSVLPGGGKGPLPDGDAGEAARAQYSIPGILHFLQHEWARFEVERAQWEVERAELQAQIAFLQGERKGQENLKKDLVRRIKMLEYALKQERAKYHKLKYGTELNQGDMKPPSYDSDEANENETSGSFNNQLSWKQGRQLLRQYLQEVGYTDTILDVKSQRVRALLGLAGDGGGRTGERSSTEPMVNGTDTKGMGTRGKAELSDTSAVLEAFKFIENAAAEFSDEDEEDDSEGKDRTHVESRTILRKKPPSTSTSTPASMDTTEDPDTEEALKGFDFLSSPDEMDTSPESRGTGDGTEWGPNRSKLQDMLANLRDAEDLSHMQPQSTPQSRPNVVRFNEHEGNRADEVEAMTFPPTSGKAFIMGTDEAMESELGLGELAGLTVANEADSLAYDIGNNKDAMRKTWNPKFTLRSHFDGIRALVFHPVEPVLITASEDHTLKMWNLQKTAPAKKSTSLDVEPIYTFRAHRGAVLSVVMSSTGEQCFSGGVDGTIQCWNTPNPNIDPYDSYDPSVLRGALSGHTDSVWGLVYSSAHQRLLSCSADGTVRLWDANTTSPALAVFNDNKKLGIPSSVDLVCSEPAHLVTSFTNGQIGLFNMETSQLVLSLESNLEPGTPCQINKVLSHPTLPITITAQEDRHIKFYDNNSGKLIHSMVAHLDAVTSLAVDPNGLYLMSGSHDCSIRLWNMESKTCIQEFTAHRKKFEESIHDVAFHPSKCYIASAGADALAKVFV, from the exons gccCAGATTGCCTTCCTgcagggggagagaaaaggccAGGAGAACTTGAAGAAAGACCTGGTGAGGAGGATCAAAATGCTAGAGTATGCGCTGAAGCAAGAGAG AGCAAAGTACCACAAGTTAAAATATGGGACAGAGTTAAACCAAGGTGACATGAAGCCTCCAAGCTATGACTCTG ATGAGGCCAATGAGAATGAGACTTCTGGGTCGTTCAACAATCAGCTGTCCTGGAAACAAGGCCGTCAGCTCCTCAGACA atACCTGCAGGAAGTGGGCTACACAGACACCATCTTAGATGTTAAGTCCCAGCGTGTTCGAGCGCTGCTAGGACTAGCtggagatggaggagggaggacaggtgaacgatccAGTACAGAGCCTATGGTAAATGGGACGGACACAAAGGGCATGGGCACCAGAGG GAAAGCTGAGTTGTCTGACACAAGTGCTGTATTAGAGGCCTTCAAGTTCATTGAGAACGCAGCTGCTGAGTtcagtgatgaagatgaggaagatgacAGCGAGGGCAAGGACAGGACTCATGTTGAGTCCAGAACG ATCCTGAGAAAGAAGCCACCGTCAACATCAACGTCAACACCTGCCAGTATGGACACCACTGAGGACCCTGATACAGAGGAAGCACTGAAGGGCTTTGACTTCCTGTCAAGCCCTGATGAGATGGACACTTCACCAGAGTCCAGAGGCACTGGGGACGGCACAGAGTGGG GGCCAAACCGGTCCAAACTGCAGGACATGCTCGCTAACCTGAGAGATGCAGAGGACTTGTCCCACATGCAGCCTCAATCCACCCCACAATCCCGGCCAAATGTGGTTCGCTTCAACGAGCATGAGGGGAACCGAGCGGATGAAG TTGAGGCAATGACGTTCCCGCCCACCTCTGGGAAGGCGTTCATTATGGGCACAGATGAGGCCATGGAGAGCGAGCTGGGCCTGGGGGAACTGGCTGGTCTCACCGTGGCCAACGAGGCTGACAGTCTGGCTTATGAT aTTGGCAACAACAAGGATGCCATGAGAAAAACATGGAACCCCAAATTCACCCTGAGGAGCCATTTTGATGGGATTCGTGCTCTGGTCTTCCATCCTGTGGAGCCAGTCCTGATCACTGCTTCAGAAGACCACACGCTCAAGATGTGGAACCTGCAAAAGACAGCTCCTGCCAAAAA GAGTACGTCTTTAGATGTGGAACCCATCTACACTTTCAGGGCCCACAg GGGGGCAGTATTGAGCGTGGTAATGAGCAGTACAGGGGAGCAGTGTTTCAGTGGAGGTGTTGACGGAACCATTCAGTGTTGGAACACTCCCAATCCCAATATTGATCCATACGACTCCTACG aCCCATCAGTGCTGCGTGGAGCATTGAGTGGACACACTGACTCAGTGTGGGGTTTGGTGTACAGCAGTGCACACCAGCGCCTCCTTTCCTGCTCTGCAGACGGCACTGTGAGGCTGTGGGACGCCAACACCACCTCCCCTGCCCTTGCAGTATTCAACGACAACAAAA AGCTGGGAATTCCCTCTTCTGTAGATCTAGTGTGCAGTGAACCTGCCCACCTGGTCACATCCTTCACAAATGGGCAGATTGGCCTCTTCAACATGGAAACCAGTCAGCTTGTTCTCAGTCTGGAGTCCAATTTGGAACCAG GCACTCCCTGTCAGATCAATAAGGTCCTCAGCCACCCGACTCTTCCCATCACCATCACAGCACAGGAGGACAGACACATCAAGTTCTATGACAACAACAGCGGGAAGCTGATTCACTCCATGGTGGCTCATCTGGATGCTGTCACCAGCTTAGCCGTAGATCCTAACGGCCTTTATCTCATGTCAGGCA gtCACGACTGCTCTATCCGTCTGTGGAACATGGAGAGTAAAACCTGCATCCAGGAGTTCACGGCCCACAGAAAGAAGTTTGAGGAATCCATTCATGATGTGGCGTTCCATCCATCTAAATGCTACATCGCCAGCGCCGGTGCAGACGCTCTCGCCAAGGTGTTTGTATGA